From Caldilineales bacterium, one genomic window encodes:
- the cysS gene encoding cysteine--tRNA ligase codes for MLLYNALTQTLAPFAPADDVATIYVCGITPYDTTHLGHAFTYSVFDVLIRYLEHQGRRVRYVQNVTDIDDDILRKAGETGEDWWTLGNRWTAHFIHDLQAINIRPPDHYPRATDVIPGILAGVQRLIEAGAAYEANGNVYFHVDAYPAFGQLSHIPRDQMLAVANQRGNIPGDPNKRDPLDFVLWQTQKPGEPAWNSPWGPGRPGWHIECSTMSTQLLGETVDIHGGGGDLAFPHHECEIAQVEPVTGKPFVRFWMHAAMVYHEGEKMSKSLGNLIMIRDLLKRWSPDAIRLYLASHHYRQSWSYDAGDLARAEDKAGRLLAAAIAPSGPRPLPAAVSAAVDEAQTRLLAALDADLDAPAALAALDDYAACLLDVGPDHDRTAAQSLLRRLAAIFGLRLDTDQPEARVLAGWDAHLQRFR; via the coding sequence ATGCTCCTCTACAACGCCCTCACCCAAACCCTCGCCCCCTTTGCGCCGGCCGATGACGTGGCCACCATCTATGTCTGCGGCATCACCCCCTACGACACCACCCACCTCGGCCACGCCTTCACCTACTCGGTCTTCGATGTCCTCATCCGCTATCTGGAACACCAGGGCCGCCGCGTGCGTTATGTCCAGAACGTCACCGACATCGACGACGACATCCTGCGCAAGGCCGGCGAAACGGGCGAGGATTGGTGGACGCTGGGCAACCGCTGGACGGCCCACTTCATCCACGACCTGCAGGCCATCAACATCCGCCCGCCCGACCACTATCCCCGCGCCACCGATGTCATCCCCGGCATCCTCGCCGGAGTGCAGCGGCTGATCGAGGCCGGCGCGGCCTACGAGGCCAACGGCAACGTCTACTTCCATGTGGACGCCTACCCGGCCTTCGGTCAACTCAGCCACATCCCGCGCGATCAGATGCTGGCCGTCGCCAACCAGCGCGGCAACATCCCCGGCGACCCCAACAAACGCGACCCGCTCGATTTCGTGCTCTGGCAGACCCAGAAACCCGGCGAACCGGCCTGGAACAGCCCCTGGGGGCCGGGCCGGCCGGGCTGGCACATCGAATGCTCCACCATGTCCACCCAACTACTGGGCGAAACCGTAGACATCCACGGCGGCGGCGGCGACCTCGCCTTCCCCCACCACGAATGCGAGATCGCCCAGGTCGAGCCGGTCACGGGCAAACCCTTCGTCCGCTTCTGGATGCACGCCGCCATGGTCTACCACGAGGGCGAGAAGATGAGCAAGTCGTTGGGCAACCTGATCATGATCCGCGACCTGCTCAAGCGCTGGTCGCCCGACGCCATCCGCCTCTACCTGGCCTCGCACCACTACCGCCAGAGTTGGAGCTACGACGCCGGCGACCTGGCCCGGGCCGAAGACAAGGCCGGCCGTCTCCTGGCCGCCGCCATCGCCCCCTCCGGCCCCCGGCCTCTGCCCGCCGCTGTGTCCGCCGCCGTGGACGAAGCCCAGACCCGCCTGCTGGCTGCGCTCGACGCCGACCTGGACGCCCCCGCCGCCCTCGCCGCCCTGGATGACTACGCCGCCTGCCTGCTGGATGTTGGCCCCGACCACGACCGCACCGCCGCGCAGTCCCTTCTGCGCCGTCTGGCCGCCATATTCGGCCTGCGCCTCGACACCGATCAGCCCGAGGCCCGCGTCCTGGCCGGCTGGGACGCCCACCTCCAGCGCTTCCGCTGA
- a CDS encoding B12-binding domain-containing radical SAM protein: protein MHVKMILPALTEAKSPFWRPIKYSLFPPLGLATLAGYLHDADGIDIQDEHVETVHTDDRPDLVVIQVYITSADRAYALADHYRRRGSYVCLGGLHVTSLPAEAAAHADSIFIGPGEEPWPRFLADFRAGRPAPIYHSQIRTLAGLPRIRRDLIKRHLYLVPNSIVVSRGCPHHCDFCYKDAFFAGGRSFYTQRVDEALAEIERLPGRHLYFLDDHLFGDPRFAAALFDGMVGMRRLWQAAATVQAVLKPGLPEKAAAAGLRSLFVGFETLNPTNLAAQHKIQNLNRDYAAAIHRLHDLGVMVNGSFVFGMDDDDETVFDRTVEWAIGQGIETATFHILTPYPGTALHARMAAAGRLLHNRWDWYDTRHTVFQPANMSPEGLEAGYWRAYRDFYRWGAILRSAARHETVLDQLRHLAYTAGWKKFEPLWDWVIRTQRASRALPLLETVLNSAAQPAAEHALPASPPAPVPGWQNVAES, encoded by the coding sequence ATGCATGTCAAGATGATTCTGCCGGCGCTGACCGAAGCGAAAAGTCCGTTTTGGCGGCCGATTAAATACTCACTCTTCCCGCCACTGGGTCTGGCCACCCTGGCGGGCTATCTACACGACGCCGACGGCATCGATATTCAGGATGAGCATGTCGAGACTGTGCATACGGATGACAGGCCCGATTTGGTGGTGATCCAGGTCTATATTACCTCCGCCGACCGCGCCTATGCCCTGGCCGATCACTATCGCCGCCGAGGATCGTATGTGTGTCTGGGGGGACTGCATGTGACATCGTTGCCCGCGGAAGCCGCTGCACATGCCGATAGCATCTTCATCGGGCCGGGAGAAGAGCCATGGCCGCGCTTCCTGGCGGATTTTCGCGCTGGGCGCCCTGCACCGATTTATCACTCGCAGATCCGCACGCTTGCCGGGCTGCCGCGAATCCGGCGCGACCTGATCAAACGCCATCTTTACCTTGTCCCCAACTCGATTGTGGTGTCAAGGGGTTGCCCACACCACTGCGATTTCTGCTACAAAGACGCCTTCTTTGCTGGTGGTCGCTCCTTCTACACGCAGCGAGTCGATGAGGCGCTGGCCGAAATCGAACGGCTGCCGGGAAGACATCTCTACTTCCTGGACGATCATCTTTTCGGCGACCCGCGTTTTGCCGCGGCCCTTTTCGATGGCATGGTGGGGATGCGCCGCCTGTGGCAAGCGGCGGCTACGGTCCAGGCCGTGCTGAAGCCAGGGCTGCCGGAGAAGGCGGCAGCAGCGGGTTTGCGCAGTCTGTTCGTCGGCTTCGAAACCCTCAATCCCACCAACCTGGCGGCTCAGCACAAGATCCAGAACCTGAACCGCGATTATGCAGCCGCCATTCACCGCTTGCACGATCTGGGTGTCATGGTCAACGGCAGTTTCGTTTTTGGCATGGATGATGATGACGAAACTGTGTTCGATCGCACGGTCGAGTGGGCGATCGGGCAGGGGATAGAGACGGCGACCTTCCACATCCTGACGCCCTATCCCGGCACCGCCCTCCATGCGCGCATGGCAGCCGCTGGCCGGCTGTTACACAATCGATGGGATTGGTACGACACGCGGCACACGGTCTTCCAACCGGCCAACATGTCGCCGGAAGGACTGGAGGCCGGCTACTGGCGCGCCTATCGCGATTTCTACCGCTGGGGAGCCATTCTGCGCAGCGCCGCCAGACATGAGACCGTGCTGGATCAGTTGCGCCATTTGGCCTACACTGCCGGTTGGAAGAAGTTCGAGCCGCTCTGGGATTGGGTGATCCGCACCCAACGCGCCAGCCGGGCGCTGCCTTTGTTGGAGACTGTTCTCAATAGCGCTGCTCAGCCCGCCGCCGAACATGCCTTGCCCGCATCGCCGCCCGCGCCTGTCCCCGGCTGGCAGAACGTCGCCGAATCATGA
- a CDS encoding cyclase family protein, with translation MKSTIRLLPIFFILAALAALAACAPPVPVAPAAPANAASPSSPGLWQVYDQSLKGAKYVDLTHTLTPSIPVWAGFGPATFGPTINPKTNEPYKYETDGFEATQYHLTTDQYGTQLDPPAHWAPEYPAIDELPATYAVRPLVVISIADQVKTDPGYHLQVSDIEAWEAKNGRVPEGSVVMVRSDWSKQWPDPALSTQFPFPGVALDALKFLHEQRHILFHGHEPLDTDTTPTLEGEAWLMHNGYTQAEGVANLDLVAETGCLIAIGYPKFQGGLGGYARYIGICPPDWQYGVTIDEAPGAPLPKMDKVLHWDEALGVRVR, from the coding sequence ATGAAATCAACCATCCGTCTCTTGCCGATCTTCTTCATTTTGGCAGCGTTGGCGGCCCTTGCCGCGTGCGCCCCACCCGTGCCGGTGGCGCCCGCCGCGCCGGCAAACGCCGCTAGCCCATCCTCGCCCGGCCTCTGGCAGGTTTACGATCAATCGCTCAAGGGCGCCAAATATGTCGACCTCACCCATACCCTCACCCCATCGATTCCCGTTTGGGCCGGATTCGGCCCTGCCACCTTCGGCCCCACCATCAACCCGAAGACGAACGAGCCGTACAAGTACGAGACCGACGGCTTCGAGGCCACCCAATACCATCTGACCACCGACCAGTACGGCACCCAACTCGACCCGCCCGCCCATTGGGCGCCGGAATACCCGGCCATTGACGAACTTCCCGCCACCTACGCCGTGCGGCCGCTGGTCGTCATCTCCATCGCCGACCAGGTCAAGACCGACCCCGGCTACCACCTCCAGGTCAGTGACATCGAAGCCTGGGAAGCGAAGAACGGCCGAGTTCCCGAAGGTTCCGTGGTCATGGTGCGTTCGGACTGGTCGAAGCAGTGGCCTGATCCCGCTCTCTCTACCCAATTCCCGTTCCCCGGCGTGGCTTTGGACGCGCTCAAGTTTCTGCACGAGCAGCGCCACATCCTCTTCCACGGCCACGAGCCGCTGGACACCGACACCACACCCACGCTGGAAGGCGAAGCCTGGCTGATGCACAACGGCTACACCCAGGCCGAGGGCGTGGCCAACCTCGACTTGGTGGCCGAAACCGGCTGTCTGATCGCCATCGGCTATCCCAAGTTCCAGGGCGGTCTCGGCGGCTATGCCCGCTACATCGGCATCTGCCCGCCCGATTGGCAGTACGGCGTCACCATCGACGAGGCGCCGGGCGCGCCGCTGCCAAAGATGGACAAAGTGTTGCATTGGGATGAGGCGTTGGGCGTGCGTGTGCGTTGA
- a CDS encoding dirigent protein, with protein sequence MNRTHLIPLALALSLVALPLSACTPPAATTTLTVVEHADTDAVGDVAPAGDSVGDVLGFANPVFDAANARQIGTDNGYCIRTAVGAAWECAWTLTLTDGQITVAGPFLDAGDSALAITGGTGAYAQARGQMKLHARNDQGTEYDFVYEIVK encoded by the coding sequence ATGAACCGAACCCACCTCATCCCCCTGGCTCTGGCGCTCAGTCTGGTAGCGCTGCCTCTGAGCGCCTGCACCCCACCGGCAGCTACAACGACGCTGACCGTGGTGGAACATGCCGACACCGATGCGGTCGGCGATGTCGCACCCGCCGGCGATTCGGTCGGCGATGTGCTGGGTTTTGCTAATCCGGTCTTCGATGCGGCCAATGCCAGGCAGATCGGGACCGACAATGGCTACTGCATACGGACGGCTGTGGGCGCGGCCTGGGAATGCGCCTGGACGCTGACGCTGACGGATGGGCAGATCACGGTGGCGGGGCCATTCCTTGATGCTGGCGATTCGGCGCTGGCGATCACAGGGGGCACCGGCGCCTATGCCCAGGCCCGCGGCCAGATGAAGCTGCACGCCCGTAACGATCAAGGCACCGAATACGATTTCGTCTACGAGATCGTCAAGTAG
- a CDS encoding tetratricopeptide repeat protein, producing MAAVRAVEPEPFADRVDLLLVDLELAILWDRPAILLAVYASEFVRARAEDALAAELRQQGQEVVEYRVTDEGNADIPLGLRQHPDRENAVFFISGLQWGKGRDQTLAYRALNIRREYLVEDRIRAVFWLTEKEATALPRLAPDFWAFRHRVVEFVEAPAPDQIVSIAHDLAWRDFSDRTLREDTDAKIALREALLADLPDTPETLEARAELLLLLGALYWAKNDIVMALSLWSQVNELTERHSTDSQLTPWVWLLLGSAYYALGRMDEAITAFCRTIDVSISKRENRPARASAYGGLGNVYAVLQRYDEAIAACRTAIAVDPKNAVLHNSLGNVYRSLGRYDEAIVAYQKAITLDPHITGPYIGLSTIYFQQGRYSEAAATCEQVIDINPKLTSAHVMLAVCYRLLGDEIAYRRQVTLTRPLMVNEDDYSRALFAVFLGETDEAVTLLQRSLTAVPENRSRVQHDPVFNLIRDDPGFQAVIGKTAGEA from the coding sequence ATGGCGGCGGTCAGGGCGGTGGAACCGGAGCCGTTCGCAGACCGGGTGGATCTGCTTCTGGTCGATCTGGAGCTTGCCATCCTCTGGGATCGGCCTGCGATCCTGTTGGCAGTATACGCCTCGGAATTCGTGCGCGCCCGTGCTGAGGACGCCCTGGCCGCCGAACTGCGCCAACAGGGCCAGGAAGTTGTCGAGTACCGGGTGACGGATGAGGGCAACGCCGACATCCCGCTCGGCCTCCGGCAGCACCCCGACCGGGAAAACGCTGTCTTCTTCATTTCGGGCCTACAATGGGGCAAAGGCCGCGACCAGACCCTGGCCTATCGCGCCCTCAACATCCGCCGCGAATATCTGGTGGAAGATCGCATCCGCGCCGTCTTCTGGTTGACCGAGAAGGAGGCGACGGCGCTACCCCGCCTGGCGCCGGATTTCTGGGCCTTTCGCCATCGGGTAGTCGAATTTGTGGAAGCACCCGCACCCGACCAGATCGTGTCCATCGCCCACGACCTGGCCTGGCGAGATTTTTCAGACCGCACCTTGCGCGAGGATACCGATGCCAAGATCGCCTTGCGCGAGGCGCTGCTGGCTGATCTGCCAGATACGCCGGAGACACTGGAGGCGAGAGCTGAATTGCTTCTTCTTCTTGGTGCGCTGTATTGGGCAAAAAACGATATTGTAATGGCTCTCTCTCTTTGGTCACAGGTGAATGAACTAACAGAGCGGCACTCGACAGATAGTCAGCTCACCCCCTGGGTCTGGCTTCTACTTGGATCTGCCTACTACGCACTAGGCCGCATGGATGAGGCTATCACCGCCTTTTGCAGGACCATAGATGTATCGATTTCCAAGAGAGAAAATAGACCTGCTCGCGCGTCTGCATACGGGGGTCTAGGTAATGTGTATGCTGTTTTGCAGCGATATGATGAAGCCATCGCTGCGTGTCGAACGGCTATTGCGGTCGATCCCAAAAACGCCGTCTTACACAATAGCCTGGGAAATGTGTACCGTAGCTTGGGTCGCTATGATGAAGCCATCGTTGCTTACCAGAAGGCCATCACCCTCGATCCTCACATTACCGGTCCGTACATTGGGCTAAGTACTATATACTTCCAACAAGGTCGTTATAGCGAGGCGGCTGCCACTTGTGAGCAAGTCATCGACATCAATCCGAAGTTAACCAGTGCTCACGTCATGTTGGCGGTTTGTTACCGCCTCTTAGGCGATGAAATAGCTTACCGACGACAGGTGACCCTTACGCGTCCCCTTATGGTCAACGAAGATGACTACAGTCGTGCCCTGTTTGCTGTTTTTCTCGGTGAGACAGATGAGGCAGTGACGTTATTGCAGCGATCCTTAACTGCTGTGCCTGAGAATAGAAGCCGGGTCCAGCACGATCCTGTTTTCAACCTCATCCGCGACGATCCTGGCTTCCAGGCCGTGATTGGGAAAACTGCGGGCGAGGCGTGA
- a CDS encoding methylmalonyl-CoA mutase → MSDDKQSSLQTALEQWETTTLAKSLARLPERAEAQSRQRLCTPLDTQHATRNTTPEQAYLDRLGFPGQFPFTRGVQPTMYRSRFWTMRQYAGYGTAAEANERFQYLLGQGQTGLSVAFDLATQIGYDSDDPKAAGEVGQAGVAIDSLADMEALLAGIPLDKVSISMTINAPASVLLAMVIATGEKQGVGASKLTGTIQNDILKEYVARGTYIFPPAPSVRLAADAIAFCAREVPRWNAISVSGYHIRDAGSTAAQEMAFAIANAMTYMDAVLERGVGIDDFAGRISWIFNSQNDFFEEIAKYRALRRLWAHILRDEYGARNPESMMLRTHVQTGGATLTAQQPLNNIARAGFQALASVLGGIQSLALSCYDEALALPTEEAQATALRTQQIIAHEIGATEVIDPLAGSYYVEALTDRLEAEARALIDKVRGMGGSVRAIESGWMQQQIADSAWEKQQAVESGRQVIVGVNKYQSPGEQRPVGIFRPDPETYRTQHARLQKLRAERDPAAVQSALAALQEAATAPASPANNLLPPILAAVRAYATLGEICGVLRAVWGEYQPPVVI, encoded by the coding sequence ATGTCCGACGACAAGCAATCATCTCTCCAAACCGCCCTCGAGCAGTGGGAAACCACCACCCTCGCCAAATCCCTCGCCCGGCTACCCGAACGCGCCGAGGCCCAATCCCGCCAGCGCCTCTGCACCCCCCTCGACACGCAACACGCAACACGCAACACAACCCCGGAGCAAGCCTATCTAGATCGGCTCGGCTTCCCCGGCCAATTCCCCTTCACCCGCGGGGTGCAGCCCACCATGTACCGCAGCCGCTTCTGGACGATGCGGCAGTATGCGGGCTATGGCACCGCGGCTGAGGCCAACGAGCGCTTCCAATATCTGCTGGGCCAGGGCCAGACCGGGCTGAGCGTGGCCTTCGACCTGGCCACACAGATCGGCTATGACTCCGACGACCCCAAAGCCGCTGGCGAGGTGGGGCAGGCGGGCGTGGCCATCGACTCGCTGGCCGACATGGAAGCCCTGCTCGCCGGCATCCCGCTGGACAAAGTCTCGATCTCGATGACGATCAACGCGCCCGCCAGCGTGCTGCTGGCCATGGTCATCGCCACGGGCGAGAAGCAAGGGGTGGGGGCCAGCAAGCTGACGGGGACGATCCAGAACGACATCCTCAAGGAGTATGTGGCGCGGGGGACGTACATCTTCCCGCCCGCGCCTAGCGTGCGCCTGGCCGCCGACGCCATCGCCTTCTGTGCGCGCGAAGTCCCGCGCTGGAATGCCATCAGCGTCAGCGGCTACCACATCCGCGACGCCGGCTCGACCGCCGCCCAGGAAATGGCCTTTGCCATCGCCAACGCCATGACCTACATGGATGCGGTGCTGGAGCGCGGGGTCGGCATCGACGACTTCGCCGGTCGCATTTCCTGGATTTTCAACAGCCAGAACGACTTTTTCGAGGAAATCGCCAAGTACCGGGCCTTGCGACGGCTGTGGGCGCACATCCTGCGCGATGAGTACGGCGCCCGCAACCCCGAAAGCATGATGCTGCGCACACACGTCCAGACCGGCGGCGCCACCCTCACCGCGCAACAGCCGCTGAACAACATCGCCCGCGCCGGTTTCCAGGCCCTGGCCAGCGTGCTCGGCGGCATCCAGAGCCTGGCCTTGAGTTGCTACGACGAGGCCCTGGCCCTGCCGACCGAGGAAGCCCAGGCGACCGCCCTGCGCACCCAGCAGATCATCGCCCACGAGATCGGCGCCACCGAGGTCATCGACCCGCTGGCAGGCTCGTACTATGTCGAGGCGCTTACCGACCGGCTGGAGGCCGAGGCGCGGGCGCTGATCGACAAGGTGCGGGGGATGGGCGGCTCGGTGCGGGCGATCGAGAGCGGCTGGATGCAGCAGCAGATCGCCGACAGTGCCTGGGAGAAGCAGCAGGCGGTCGAATCTGGCCGGCAGGTCATTGTCGGCGTCAACAAATACCAGTCGCCCGGCGAGCAACGGCCGGTGGGCATCTTCCGGCCCGACCCTGAAACCTATCGCACGCAACACGCCCGGCTGCAGAAGTTACGGGCCGAGCGCGATCCGGCCGCCGTGCAATCGGCGCTTGCTGCCTTGCAGGAGGCTGCGACCGCCCCCGCCAGCCCCGCCAACAACCTGCTCCCGCCCATCCTGGCTGCCGTCCGCGCCTACGCCACCCTGGGCGAGATCTGCGGCGTGTTGCGCGCGGTTTGGGGCGAGTATCAGCCGCCGGTGGTGATTTGA
- a CDS encoding MaoC family dehydratase N-terminal domain-containing protein, with the protein MLDQSYIGKKFPLIRYQVDASKIRELALALGDDNPIFNDKAAARAAGYPDLAAPLTFPTLFRFWGGGAVGSETRALLQEMGADVLRILHGEEEYEYFGLLHPGDDITGELEILSIDRKEGSGGAMDMVKTRATYRNQRQEVVVIARATMVVRW; encoded by the coding sequence ATGCTCGACCAAAGCTACATCGGCAAGAAATTCCCCCTCATTCGCTATCAGGTCGATGCCAGCAAGATCCGCGAGCTGGCGCTGGCGCTGGGCGATGACAACCCCATTTTCAACGATAAGGCCGCGGCGCGGGCGGCCGGCTATCCCGACCTGGCGGCGCCGCTCACCTTCCCCACCCTCTTCCGTTTCTGGGGCGGCGGCGCCGTCGGCTCAGAGACGCGGGCGCTGTTGCAGGAGATGGGCGCCGATGTGCTTCGCATCCTGCACGGCGAGGAAGAGTACGAATACTTCGGCCTGCTGCACCCCGGCGACGACATCACTGGCGAACTGGAAATCCTGAGCATCGACCGCAAAGAGGGCAGCGGCGGGGCCATGGACATGGTGAAGACCCGCGCCACCTATCGCAACCAGCGCCAGGAAGTGGTCGTCATTGCTCGCGCCACGATGGTGGTGAGGTGGTAG
- a CDS encoding phasin family protein — protein sequence MDIKTQVKETAHQVEKFGQENVVVKTAHKGIQASLGAVALGVEEVEAVIKRLVEKGEVAEKDGRKMLDGWMSRGREPMTKYEEKVEGMLDHRIESVLQAMNIPSRNDIADLTHKITALAKKVADLDKKVAPEKKLAA from the coding sequence ATGGACATCAAGACCCAAGTCAAAGAAACCGCCCACCAGGTCGAGAAATTCGGCCAGGAAAACGTCGTCGTCAAAACCGCCCACAAGGGCATTCAAGCCAGCCTGGGCGCCGTCGCCCTCGGCGTCGAGGAAGTCGAAGCCGTGATCAAGCGCCTGGTCGAGAAAGGCGAAGTGGCCGAGAAGGATGGCCGCAAGATGCTCGATGGCTGGATGTCGCGTGGCCGCGAGCCGATGACCAAGTACGAAGAGAAGGTCGAAGGCATGCTCGATCATCGCATCGAGTCCGTGCTGCAGGCCATGAACATCCCCAGCCGCAACGACATCGCCGACCTGACCCATAAGATCACCGCCCTCGCCAAGAAGGTGGCCGACCTGGACAAAAAGGTAGCGCCCGAGAAGAAGCTGGCCGCCTGA
- a CDS encoding type II toxin-antitoxin system HicB family antitoxin has translation MHQMRNGKPWSELPVISIFYSEEDGGYIADIPDLRYCSAFGRTPDEALREVQIAKEAWIETAKASGKPIPKPLYRPVIYQLAA, from the coding sequence TTGCATCAAATGAGAAACGGAAAGCCCTGGAGCGAACTGCCTGTTATCAGCATATTTTACTCTGAAGAAGATGGCGGCTATATCGCCGATATTCCTGATCTGCGTTATTGCTCTGCTTTCGGCCGGACGCCTGATGAGGCTCTGCGCGAAGTGCAGATTGCCAAAGAAGCCTGGATCGAGACGGCAAAAGCCAGCGGCAAGCCTATACCCAAGCCGCTTTACCGCCCGGTGATCTATCAACTCGCCGCCTGA
- a CDS encoding DUF4058 family protein, giving the protein MPTPFPGMDPYLEHPQLWPSVHFGLISAVWTDLAQRLSPRYIVSAEERMYITSVEPKSFLGRADVSVSGPRLSEPAPAWVTLAPVAPPPPAPAAPMPLVVRLPARDIVTERYLEVRDAEFGHVVTVLEILSPGNKRPGSVGYHEYLTKRDALLASATSLVEVDLLRAGERPPLGEAAPESDYRLLVHRGWRPGVADLYAFGLRDAIPIIPIPLRQGEDEPLLDINSLLHTLYDQAVYSLRIHYDQPPTPPLAEADAAWATEVVEQVRR; this is encoded by the coding sequence ATGCCGACGCCGTTTCCAGGGATGGACCCTTACCTTGAACACCCACAGCTTTGGCCGAGCGTCCATTTCGGTCTCATCTCGGCAGTCTGGACTGATCTAGCCCAACGTCTCAGCCCACGCTACATTGTCTCGGCTGAGGAACGGATGTACATCACATCGGTAGAGCCGAAAAGCTTCCTGGGGCGGGCCGATGTGTCGGTGTCGGGGCCGCGCCTTTCGGAGCCGGCTCCAGCCTGGGTGACTTTGGCGCCCGTTGCCCCGCCGCCGCCGGCCCCTGCTGCGCCGATGCCGCTCGTCGTGCGGCTGCCCGCCCGCGATATCGTTACCGAACGCTATCTCGAGGTGCGCGACGCCGAATTTGGACATGTCGTGACCGTGCTGGAAATCCTCTCGCCGGGGAACAAGCGGCCGGGGAGCGTGGGCTATCACGAATATCTGACCAAGCGCGACGCCCTGCTGGCTTCCGCCACCAGCCTGGTCGAGGTCGATCTGCTGCGCGCGGGCGAGCGCCCGCCGCTGGGTGAAGCAGCGCCGGAGAGCGATTATCGCCTCCTCGTCCACCGCGGCTGGCGTCCGGGCGTGGCCGACCTCTATGCCTTCGGCCTGCGTGACGCCATCCCGATCATCCCCATCCCCCTGCGCCAGGGCGAGGACGAGCCGCTGCTGGACATCAACTCCCTGCTCCATACGCTCTACGACCAGGCCGTTTACAGCCTACGCATCCACTACGACCAGCCCCCCACTCCGCCGCTGGCCGAAGCCGACGCTGCCTGGGCGACGGAGGTGGTGGAACAAGTACGCCGGTAG